A genomic segment from Salvia splendens isolate huo1 chromosome 13, SspV2, whole genome shotgun sequence encodes:
- the LOC121763084 gene encoding uncharacterized protein LOC121763084: protein MVVKLMSWRPWPPLISRKFRVRLSVKSLECGDLAHEDNNGGLAVEIRWKGHKFSLGSFRRSVRRNCTREEMVKRVDGPNGAVLVEWEEEFHTVCTLSGNKEDVFNPWEISFNVLHGLSQGMKNKISIVGSASLNLAEYASKTEENVEVKLPLTVSGILVESHPILCLSFSLLELLDAQEAAAVVQSPVKSLPSPSPSGETCATEKDEVSALKAGLRKVKIFTDYVSTHRAKKACREEGGSEEMSSAKSEEGEYAYSFDSDSLDEYVEGESNEAKEDTSVRKSFSYGTLAVANYAGSSFYSSARINNEGEGWVYYSNRRKSDVGCSRVDDLASNNPEQMSFQNSKRSILSWRKRKLSFRSPKAKGEPLLKKSYAEDGGDDIDFDRRQLSSDEGTSLGWYRTDKESTTNQTSVSEFGDDSFAVGTWEQKEITSRDGHLKIQTEVFFASIDQRSERAAGESACTALVAVIADWLHNSNNLMPIKSQFDSLIRDGSLEWRNLCEKETYRERFPDKHFDLETVIEAQIRRLCLVHEKSFIGFFHPEEGNFDFLHGAMSFDSIWDEITASSESNGDSPIFIVSWNDHFFILKVDSDAYYIIDTLGERLHEGCNQAYILKFDSNTTICKLPSTIQSSEEKPDVNAQPINSEEGTLVTVDTEAVVRDKQGQEEEVVCQGKESCKEYIKSFLAAIPIRELQADMRKGLSLSTPLHHRLQIEFHFTQAEEQSASSFLQWMS, encoded by the exons ATGGTGGTGAAGTTAATGAGCTGGAGGCCATGGCCGCCTCTTATTTCGAGGAAATTCCGAGTGAGGCTGAGCGTGAAGAGCCTCGAGTGCGGGGATTTGGCGCATGAGGATAATAATGGTGGGCTCGCGGTTGAGATCAGGTGGAAGGGGCACAAGTTTTCGCTGGGCTCCTTCAGGAGGAGTGTGAGGAGGAACTGTACTAGGGAGGAGATGGTGAAGAGGGTTGATGGCCCCAACGGCGCCGTTTTGGTGGAGTGGGAAGAAGAGTTCCACACCGTTTGCACCCTCTCTGGGAATAAGGAGGATGTGTTTAATCCTTGGGAAATCAGTTTCAATGTTTTGCAC GGCCTGAGTCAaggaatgaaaaataaaatatcaattgtGGGTTCAGCATCCTTGAACCTTGCTGAATATGCTTCCAAGACTGAGGAGAATGTTGAAGTGAAGCTTCCTTTAACTGTTTCCGGCATTCTGGTTGAGAGTCATCCAATACTCTGT TTATCTTTCAGCTTGCTGGAGCTTTTAGACGCACAAGAAGCAGCCGCTGTGGTGCAAAGCCCCGTAAAGTCTCTTCCGTCTCCTTCACCATCCGGAGAAACTTGTGCTACGGAAAAAGACGAGGTTTCTGCTCTTAAAGCTGGTCTGAGGAAGGTAAAAATATTCACAGACTACGTTTCAACTCATAGGGCTAAGAAGGCCTGCCGAGAGGAGGGGGGCAGTGAGGAAATGAGCTCTGCAAAGAGTGAGGAGGGTGAATATGCTTACTCTTTCGATTCAGATTCACTTGATGAATATGTGGAAGGAGAATCTAATGAAGCAAAGGAGGATACTTCTGTTAGGAAATCATTTAGCTATGGTACATTGGCTGTTGCCAATTATGCAGGTTCTTCGTTTTATTCAAGTGCTAGAATCAATAATGAGGGTGAGGGTTGGGTTTACTACAGCAACAGACGTAAATCAGATGTTGGCTGCTCTCGTGTAGATGATCTTGCATCAAATAACCCTGAGCAGATGTCCTTTCAGAACTCTAAACGTAGTATTTTGTCATGGAGAAAGAGGAAACTTAGTTTCAGATCTCCTAAAGCTAAAGGAGAGCCGTTACTTAAGAAGTCTTATGCGGAAGATGGTGGTGATGATATAGACTTCGATCGCAGGCAGCTCAGTTCTGACGAAGGCACCTCCTTAGGG TGGTATAGAACTGATAAAGAGTCAACTACAAATCAGACATCAGTTTCTGAGTTTGGTGATGACAGTTTCGCTGTTGGCACATGGGAGCAAAAAGAAATAACAAGCCGGGATGGTCATTTGAAGATCCAAACCGAGGTGTTCTTTGCTTCGATAGATCAAAGAAGCGAAAGGGCTGCCGGAGAAAGCGCGTGCACAGCACTAGTTGCTGTTATTGCTGATTGGTTGCACAACAGTAACAACCTCATGCCCATCAAGTCACAGTTTGACTCTTTAATCAGAGATGGCTCGTTGGAATGGAGAAACCTCTGTGAGAAGGAAACTTATAGGGAGCGGTTCCCTGATAAGCACTTTGATCTGGAGACGGTCATCGAAGCTCAAATCCGTCGTCTTTGTTTAGTTCACGAGAAGTCATTCATTGGGTTCTTCCATCCCGAGGAGGGGAATTTCGATTTTCTGCACGGTGCTATGTCATTTGATAGTATTTGGGATGAAATCACTGCCTCTTCGGAGAGCAATGGAGACTCCCCTATTTTCATTGTCAGCTGGAATGATCACTTCTTCATCCTCAAGGTTGACAGCGATGCTTACTACATAATTGACACATTAGGGGAGCGGCTGCATGAGGGGTGCAACCAGGCGTACATACTGAAATTCGACTCGAACACTACCATCTGTAAACTGCCAAGTACCATTCAATCATCAGAAGAAAAACCTGATGTGAATGCACAACCAATCAACTCTGAAGAAGGTACCCTAGTGACAGTAGACACGGAAGCAGTAGTGAGGGACAAGCAAGGACAGGAAGAAGAGGTCGTCTGTCAAGGTAAAGAGTCGTGCAAAGAATACATAAAGAGTTTCTTGGCAGCGATCCCGATCAGGGAACTGCAGGCAGATATGAGGAAAGGTTTGTCCTTGTCGACACCTCTCCATCACCGGCTGCAGATAGAGTTTCACTTCACTCAGGCCGAGGAGCAGTCGGCATCCTCGTTCCTCCAATGGATGTCCTGA